In one Roseburia intestinalis L1-82 genomic region, the following are encoded:
- a CDS encoding nucleoid-associated protein: MQDFSSVNIKNMIIHNVGNKVKGESLEISTEICDANNEVTNQYLKQFFFSTFKFDVTYRFVHETDIAMNEIYNYVKHIFENPSEFYEQSVNIAKHLYEVSVHPNIKAGELYIVYLQNCIIDDNVTDAIGIYKSESKDYYLQVNSNGKRYDIECQQGINPKKLDKGCLIFNLSDSNYKVYIVDRNINDAMYWKKNFLMIEEEKNEYTNTAKVLKSCKKYIAKKENIEPEKRLELMNNSVEYFENNEEFDLEKFTEKVFDNQEESDKFKVYIDSYDVDNKFSISSNAVTKIKKTIKKCIKLDDNVEIKFSDTVDDIDNLIEKGYDREKKRKYYKIYYNDED; encoded by the coding sequence GTGCAGGATTTTTCAAGTGTAAATATAAAAAATATGATTATTCATAATGTGGGAAATAAAGTTAAAGGTGAATCGTTAGAGATATCAACGGAAATATGTGATGCTAATAATGAAGTAACAAATCAATATTTGAAACAATTCTTTTTTTCTACATTTAAATTTGATGTAACATATAGATTTGTACATGAAACAGATATTGCAATGAATGAAATATATAATTATGTTAAACATATATTTGAAAACCCAAGTGAGTTTTATGAACAATCTGTCAATATTGCTAAACACTTGTATGAAGTGTCAGTGCATCCCAATATAAAAGCAGGAGAATTGTATATAGTTTATTTACAAAATTGCATAATAGATGATAATGTTACTGATGCAATAGGAATTTATAAATCGGAATCTAAGGATTATTATTTGCAAGTAAATAGTAATGGAAAGAGATATGATATTGAATGTCAACAGGGTATTAATCCTAAGAAATTGGATAAAGGTTGTCTTATATTTAATTTGTCAGATTCAAATTATAAGGTATATATTGTGGATAGAAATATTAATGATGCTATGTATTGGAAAAAGAATTTTTTGATGATTGAGGAAGAAAAAAATGAATATACCAATACAGCAAAGGTATTGAAGTCTTGTAAAAAATATATTGCTAAAAAAGAAAATATAGAACCTGAAAAAAGATTGGAACTGATGAACAATTCTGTAGAGTATTTTGAAAATAATGAAGAATTTGATTTGGAAAAATTCACAGAAAAAGTATTTGATAATCAGGAAGAATCGGATAAATTTAAAGTTTATATAGATTCGTATGATGTAGATAACAAATTTAGTATATCGTCGAATGCTGTAACTAAAATTAAGAAGACAATAAAGAAATGCATCAAGTTAGATGATAATGTGGAGATTAAATTTAGTGATACTGTAGATGACATTGATAATCTGATTGAGAAAGGTTACGATAGGGAAAAGAAAAGAAAATACTATAAAATATATTATAATGATGAAGATTAG